DNA sequence from the Marinilongibacter aquaticus genome:
ATTGTCGTCGTACATTTGATAGAAAAACACTTTTCCTATTCCATTTCGGGCCGACAAAAGAGCCGAACGCAGTATCCAATCGGCCTGTGTATCGAGCACCGATTTCGAACCAATTGAAATGGCCTTCATTGGGCTATCCTGATGCACATCATATCCAGTCTCGGTAATCCACACCGGCATGCCTTCGCAATATTCATCGGCAATCTGCACGAAAGCTTGGGCCTTTTGTGCCGCATTGGTCACTTCGGGAGCTGCACCACGCAAATTGCTGGCGTCGGCCTGCGGACTGTTATCCGTATAAATGTGATAGTTGATTACGTCCCAACAGATGTTCACTTCTCCATTCGCCTTGTAGCCTCTAAATTCTTTGCACCAGTCTATCATGCCTTGCACATACTCAGGCCCGGAAACCAATCCGGCCAAAACCACTTTCATGTTGGGGTCGGCATTTTTCACACCCACACCAGCACCCATCGTATTTTTATGTCCGTCGTAAAAGGCGGAAAGGTTCGCACAATATTCTCTTGCCGTTTGATAGGCTTTTCTGCCTTTCCACCACTTATCTCTTTCATTGTCGCACTCCATGTACTTGATCAAATCTGTCCCGATACGCAAAGTGTTGGGATTATCTCCCGGCCAACGTGGCGTATCGTGCACACTCAATAAATTAGGGTCGACATTGGCATTGCTTCCGTAACGGGCTGCAAACTGAAAGGCCAGTTTGGCTTGCTCGATATACGAGTTGGGATCGGAAAAATCGCGACCGTAAGCCGTAGGTACATTTTCGCGGTCTTGCTCAGAAGCCGGGTAAGTATCCAAAAGCCAATCGGGCAAGGTTTTAATACAAGCCAATACTTCAATGCCTGCAGCCTGACATTCTTCGTAGATTTGATCGTAATGCCAACCGCCACTCAAGGTAGGATTGTACGAATAAACCCCTTCTTCCGATTCCAATTTCTGCCAATCGATGTAATGACGAATACCCGAAAAGCTTTCCACCATATCCATTTTGGCACTGTTGATTTGCCAAGGCGTTTCGCCATCTTGAAAATTCCATTCGTAGGCATTCACACCCAGCATATCGCCAAGCTTCACCGTCCGACTTTGCGAGGTATAACCCGGACCGCCCGCAGGAGAGTAAGTTCCATAAAGTTCCATCTCCGTAGGAAGTCCCCCGGCCGAACTGATAACCAAATACCGCACATCTGAAACAGTTTCATCCATCAAAAACTTAGCCTGTCCAGAGCTTTGATCTTCTGGATCTGGCCCAACCCAACCGTTGTACACCGAACCCGTAAATGTAGCGATAGGCACCCTTTCCCAATTTTGCGTAATCACCGACAAAACCATGGGATTGGCACTGAAATTGCCCTCGTAATCAAACATTTTGATCATGGAAATCGTCATACTTTCCCCATCTTTCAAAGGGTAGTAAGCGTCATATCGCGGAAGTATCATACCGGGAGTCAGAGGCACATTGGCATTGGTTACTCCATCGAAAAGGGCTTCCAAGTTTTTGTCCGAATTGTTCAAGATATACCATCTGCTGCCCTCTATGGGTATTTGATCATAATCGGGAATCACGACCACTTCAATGTCTTGTACCTGACTTACGTCGTCTGCCGCGTGATAATGCAAACTGGCAGACTGCTTGGCCGTAATGATCGCTTGGCCCGCTGCTACAGGCACCGCACGGAATTCGGTACCGTACTGTTGAATTTCGACCACCGAAGAATTGGAACTCGAAAACTCTATCGGCGATTCTGTATTGTTGCTCGAAGCCGAAAGCACAAAATAACCGCCATCTACCGTACGCATGGGCAAAGGATCGAAGCTGATAAAGCTGCTGTCTTTTTCCACTTGCCCTTCTACAGCCGAAAACCAGTTCAGGTTAAAAGCCCCACGCTTGGCATGAATTCTCAAGACCTGTTCGCCAGCTGGCAAATTGGCCGTAGTTTGAATGGTCTGCCAATTCTGCCAACCGCCCGTTTGAGGTACGTTTACAGAACCCAGTACTTGAGAAGAAGAATTCATCAATTCAATCTCTCCGTAACCGTAGGCATTGGCCACCCGAAACGAAAATGTATATACGTTAGATGAAGCCGCGTTTACATGGTAATCCATCCAATCATCGTCATCAATATTGCTCACATTGAGCCCTCCGCCAGTGTCTGCGGTAGATTCGGTGCCGATGTTACCGGCCACTGCAAAATCTTCTGCTTCAATTTGTGATGTTATGTCTAGTGGATTTTTTATGCACTCAAACCAATTGAGGCTGATGACACCTTGTGTGACATCGAGGCGTAAAGTTTGGTTTCCGGCCGGAAGTACCACCAAAGTGGGCACTGTTTTCCAGCTGCTCATCCCTCCTGTACGCGGAATGGGAATACTTGCAATGGAATTTCCTGAAGATGAAATGCCCACAGTGGCATTATCGCTAAAGCCATTGGTTACGCGAAGATTCAAAAGATAAATCCCCGAAGTGGGCACCGAAACTGAAAACTCGGCCCAAGCTCCGGTGTTGAGCCAACCGTATTCCAACCCACCGTCGACATCCGAGGTTGTGCTTCCAGAGGCCACATTGGTGTTTGTGTTGTTTTCGATTTGAATACGTGAAGGAATAGTGACGTAAGATTGTGCCCATGTAGTGACACACATTAGTAATAGTAGTGGTAAGAGACGAAAATGGTTCATGTTCACTTAATTAAAAAAGTTGATAATCGGGAAGTGAACATACCTAGAGAGGAAAGCATGTTGTTGAGATTTTTTTCGGGCTTATTCACCTCCATTTTGAAGGTACCGAAGAAAATTTCATCTATTTAATTTGCAACCCAATATTTTTGGCCGCAAGACGATAATCGAGGTTCATTTTTATTATTCGGTACAAATGACGTACAGAAGCGATGAAAACGTTGTTCGATTCCCGCAGGAAATTCCGTCTCATTGTACTGGGTTCGTCCTTGCTGTTGCACTGCTCGAAGAGGTTCTGAAAGTTGTCGTAATAGATGGCTTTTCCCCTTTTGGCCAAAAAACTGATCATCATGTCGTACTCGGTCATGTCGCCGCTCAAGCCTTCTTTGTAGGGGCCAAATTTCTCTTCAAAATTTGTCCTTCTCAAATGTGGATGATCGCTGTACATGTAGAACTTTTTATATCCCGAAAAATTGGGATTGAACTCCATCAAAGAGAAGCCCTTTTCCATCGGTGTAAGAAAAGGATATTTGAAATAGGCATAAAATCGAGCAATATCGATTGTAAGGTTTCTTTTCAAAAATGAGAAAGCCGTATCCAAAGCCTCCACAAATTCTGCCTGAGGCACAAAATCTTCTTGAACGTATAATGTATAGGGTGTTTTAACAGCCCGGCTTCCGCGGTTCAAATTGGCTCCCAAGCCTCCATTTTTTTCCGTTTTCAAAAGCGTAATGCCAAATCGTTCTTCCAATTCATCCAGCTTTTGAGCATGCGGCTCTTTGCTTCCGTCGTCGGAAACCACAATTTCTCCAAATTGCAAGCCGAGTACCTCCAGACTTTCCAAAAGGCGTAAAAGAGAAGAACTTCTATTGAAATGGGTAACTAAAAGGGTAATTTCAGGATACGACAGGGTCATTTTATCAATTATTAATCAAATTCCTTTGAAAGTGTGCGTTTCCACCGCATAAGAAAGGCTTTGAAAAGGCTGCCTTCATCCATCAACCTGCGTGAAGAAGTGAAGACGCGTGCCTTGGGGTTTTGTTGCCAATACAAACGACCAAAAGCCGAAAGATTCAGGGCCATGCGGCCATCTTCGGCTTCATTTTTGAAATCACTTCCTTGAGCATTGCTGTATACCCTGTTTCCTGTGCTTACCTGAAAACTCCCGGCCTCGACCCCTTGTTTTTTGCGTAATGCCATGTTGAAACCATACACGTTCATGAACTCCTTCCTCCTTTTTCTCAACCAAATGTTGAACCACACGAAAATTTCGTACAAAACAAAGGAAAATCTTGATTTTTCTTCCGGTGGAATAAAGGAGTATGTACCATATACACAGGTATTTATGTCCGATTTTTCCAAAGGTTCGACCATGAGGTCCACCCAATCAGGCGGATACAAAGTATCGGCATCGGCACAAAGAAAATACTTGCCTCTGGCCATTTCCAAACCCATTCCGCGGGCATGTGGGGTTCCTTGCAAATCCTGAAAATAATTTCTGACACCCAATTCGTCGAGCACGGCCTGTGTGCCGTCTTTCGAATTGTTATTTATCACCACAATTTCTATTGCTCTTTTCGATGAACTCGCGGCCAACGAAGAGAGTGATTTGAAAATTGTATGCTGTTCGTTCCATGCGGGCATCACTACCGACACCTCGGGAGATTCGCTATTGAATTTGGCTAATCTCTCCTTGAGCTCCTCCTTTTCCGAAGGTTCCAGTTCTTCATATAGCTTGTTGGCATAAAGATGTGTTCGCACCCAAGTGGGCAAGAAAAAAGGAATCATTTACAATCGTCTTTGATCTATCACTTTTAGCTGCTTAAGTTAAATGAAATATTTAACTCGTGCTTCGAAAAAGAGATTTTTCTTGACTACGGATCTTTCGAACGCCATATTGTACACGAAAACCGATTTTACTTTATCTTGGGCAAATTTCAGTTTTTTGTTTACCCGATAGCCATTTTATGAAGCTCGTTTCCATCATTACCGTCAATTTCAACGCTCCGGAAGAGACAGAAGCCTTGATTCATTCCATCGCTTCGGAAAATACCTATCCGCTTATCGAACTGATTGTAGTGGACAACGGCAGCCGGGTGGACCATACACCCAAATGGATTGAAAAATATCCGGAAGTTTGTTTTCTCCGCTCCGAAAAAAATCTAGGTTTTGCCGGTGGAAACAATTTGGGCATAGAAATCGCGAAAGGCGAACTGCTTTTTCTCATCAACAACGATACCGAAATTACGCCAAAACTCATTCCCGTGTTGGTGGAGTGCCTCGAAGATCATCCAGAGGTGGGCATGGTTTCGCCCAAAATAAATTATTTCGAAAAAAGAGAGATTATTCAATATGCGGGTTTTAGCGAGATGAATTTTTTCACAGCCCGAAATCATTGCATCGGCCAATACGAAATGGATTCGGGACAATACAATACCGCCCAAGGCCCTACAGGCTATGCCCACGGTGCGGCCATGATGCTCAAGAGAGAATGCCTTTTGGCTGCTGGCCCAATGCAAAGCCATTACTTCCTCTACTATGAAGAATTGGATTGGTGCGAACGTATAAAGAAATCGGGTTATTCGATTTGGGTAGAACCCTCTGTCACGCTGTATCACAAAGAATCGATAAGCGTAGGCAAAAACAGTCCGCTGAAAAGCTACTTCATGACACGAAACAGAATTCTATTCGAGCGTTTGCATGCCCCTTCGCCTACCACATTCTTTATTTTCTGCCTATATTTCGCGGCTTTTGCCCTACCCAAAACCATACTGAACCATTTGATGGCCGGCGAATACGCCAATATAAAAAGTGTTTTCAAAGGTGTTTTCTGGCATTTCAAACATTCCAAAGACAGCACAGACCTTGGCTATCTCATAAAATAGAACCATGATAAAACTGATACTCTTACTCGCCTTGTTCGTTGTACTGTTTACGTATTTGGGATACGGGATCGTACTTTATCTACTTGTGCTCATAAAAAGAAGGCGAAACAAAAGCCCAAAAACAGTCGAGACTCATGATTTGCCCAGCCTAAGCCTCGTGGTGGCGGCCTACAACGAGGCTCCGATCATGCGAGAGAAAATTGCCAATACGCTTCAGCTCGAATATCCTAAAGACCGTTTAAAACTGATTTTCATTACGGATGGATCAAACGATGAAAGTCCGGAAATTGTAAAAGAATATCCAGAGATCCTTTCGCTTCACCAAGCTGCGAGACAAGGCAAGATCGCGGCCATTCATCGGGCCATGAAAGTGGTGGATACCGAAATCGTGGTCTTCACCGATGCCAACACGCTGTTGAACACCGAAGCCCTTGTGGCCATTGCCCGGCAATACGAAAACCCAGAGATCGGGGCCGTGGCCGGTGAAAAGCGAGTGAAGATGGACGACAATATCGATGCGGCGGCTACAGAAGGCATCTATTGGAAATATGAATCGACCTTGAAGAAATGGGATGCCGAACTCTATTCTGTGGTAGGGGCTGCTGGCGAACTGTTTAGCTTACGCACACCACTATACGAAATACTGCCCAGCGACACGATTCTTGATGATTTCATCCTTTCGCTCAATGTCACCAAAAAAGGGTATCGCGTGGCCTATGAGCCCAAGGCCTATGCTGTGGAATTGGCCTCCGAAAATGTAGAAGAAGAGTTGAAGCGAAAAGTCCGGATTTCTGCCGGAGGCATCCAATCCATTTTACGGCTTCCCGAACTTTTAAATCCTTTCAGAAACCCTGTGTTGAGTTTTCAATACATTGGCCATCGCGTTTTGCGTTGGACAATCACCCCGTTTTGCCTCATTATAGCCTTTTGTGCCAATCTATGGCTTGTTTTGGACGAACCAACACACATTTGGATTTCATTGCTCTTTGGGGCTCAATGTGTTTTTTACCTCTTGGCTCTGCTGGGATGGCTCTTGCAAAACAGAAAAGTCAAACTTAAAATAGCCTTTATACCCTACTATTTCTGCATGATGAACTATGCGGTCATCGCGGGGCTTTTCCGCTATTTACGCGGACGGCAGTCCGCAGTTTGGGAAAAAGCACAAAGGCGGTCGGCTTAAGGCAAATGCCGTTTTATTTCTTTTTCAAACTCTTCGGCTCTGTTTTCCCAAGTATTGTCCGAAGCCAATTGAACCCTTCGGATTTTACTTTCTTCGTTGTCTAAATCGATGCACTGGTTTAAAGCTTTTGAAAAGGAGATGGCGTCTTGGCAATATTTCACTTCGTCGCCTGTATAATCGGCCAAATCTGGATTGAAATTCGTGGCCACTACAGCAATGCCGGCACCAAGGTATTCAAACAGCTTTAAGGGAAACACCGTGTCGCTGTGTTCCTCTTGTTTGAAGGGGATTATTCCCACATCGAAGCCCTTTAGAGCCGAAGGCAGCTCGCTGTACTTCATTGGGCCAGGGAAAAAGACATGCGACATTTTGCGTATTTCTTCGGGAATGCCCTCAAAAACGGGCCCAATAAAAACAAAACTCATGTGTTTGTTTTGGGCACAAACCTCCTTCATCAACCCGAAATCCATGCGGTGATCGATGCTGCCAAAATAACCCACCACAGGCTTTTTCTTGTCTTTTAGAAAGGTATGAATCGGCATATCGGGCAAAAGGGCTTTGCGGCTATGCTCAAAGTTGGCGGCATTGGGAATGAACGCCGTATTCTTGTTGATCAACGCTTTTTCATTGAACAACTTCTGACTGCTGCAAATAATCAGGTCGGAATTACGGACCAGTACATCTTCCGAAATAATGCCGTGCTTGGCGTCGAAATCTCCTCGTATGGGATCCAAACAGTGATAGATTGTCAAATCGGGCTTGGGCAAAAGGCCTTCGGCCACTTCGGGGTAGTGAAAGTTAAAAGAGTTGATGTAGACATAATCCTGCACACCCTCCTTGCGTAAAACCTTGCTGATTTTACGGGAGATCCATTTTTCATTCAGTCGAAGCAATTTCCGGTACAGAGGGCCTTCTTTGAGGAAATGAATGGAAAGCATCAAAGGCAAAATGTAAATTTTCAATCCCCCTTCCTCCTTTTCTTCGATGGGCATCAGGGATTTGAAAAAACTTTTCCTTCTTTTACATTCGTCACTACCTCTTCTTTTCAGCAAATCGGAAAGGGTATATGGATTATCAAAATAATAAACCGAATTATTTTTTGCCAATTGCTTTGCGATTTCGAAAGATGTAGACTTTATTTCTGCATCAAACCGGAACAAGCTTAAAATTATTATGTGCCGGCCTCGAGGTTTCATTTTAGAAATTAGGTTGGACAGTTTGAGAAACTTATATATAGAGGCAATATAGCCACGAATTTGTTCTCCGTCAAAACACAAAAGATGATTAAAATTTTATTCGACCATCAGAAATTCACAACCCAACGCTTCGGAGGCATCAGCAGATACTTTGCGGCCCTAATGGAACGCCTACAAGCTACCGAATCTTTCGATTACGAAATAGGCTTGGAATATTCTGAAAACGAATACCTTAATATAGAGTTTTCTGAGTTCAAAAAACTCCTCTTTTCCAATAAAATCGGCAAACGTTTCCTTTATCAACTGAATGAAAGAAAATCTCTCGAATATGTAAAAAAGGATAATTTCGATATTTTCCACCCTACTTATTACGATAATTATTTCGCCAAAGACCTGAAAAAGCCCCTTGTCACGACCATCCACGACATGACTTACGAATTGTTGCCCGAATACTTTTGGGCACAAGACCCCCTTACACAACAAAAAAGAATGCACATCGAGCAAGCCGATGCCATCATTGCGATCTCCGAATCCACCAAAAACGACATCTTAAACGTATATCCATCTGCGAACGAAAACCGTATCCATGTTATCCATCACGGAATAGAGCTTGTTGCCGAGCCTGAAACCCAAATTATCCCCACATTACCAGAGACTTTTGTACTTTTTGTGGGCGACAGAAGCGGGTACAAAAACTTTTACAAAACACTCACTTCATACAAGATTATCAGTGGCAATTTCCCCGAGCTGAAACTTGTTTTGGTGGGTGGCGGGTCCTTGGCTATTGCCGAAAACGAGGCCATCAATAGGCTGGGTTTGAAAGACAAAGTTGTGCACATGTCGCTGAACAATGCCCAACTGAACTATACCTACCAAAAGGCCCAATACCTGATTTACCCCTCGCTATACGAAGGATTTGGTTTGCCCATTCTGGAAGCTTTTCAGAACAACTGCCCTTTGATTTTGAGCCACATTCCTTGCTTTAAAGAAATTGCCGGCTCAGCCGCTTTGTATTTTGAACCCAATGAAGAAGGGGGTATGATAAAACCAATGGAACTTCTGCTTACCGACGAAAACCTCAAGAGGCATCTGATTGCACTTGGAAGAGAGAAATTAAAACAATACGACATCAAAACCTGTCTGGAAAAAACCCTCAATCTCTACGAAAGCCTGGTTTAATCTTTCGGCACTTCCACCCATTCAAACTTGTCGGTCATGACGCCCTGCGGGTGCTCGCGGCCAATCCGAAAAGCCATCCAATTTTTTGGAGCAATGACTCTCTGCTTTTTAGGCGAAAAATAACAGGCCCACCAAGCAAATGTACTGTTTGAAATAATGGCCACATCGGCATTTTGAATCAATTGAAAATCGATGATTTCGCTATTGCTCGTAAAAATAAAATTGGGCTGTGCGGGAAAGGCATTCTTCACAAACTCCATATCATCGCTTACAAAAAACACGGTGTACTCTTCGATATTCGGCAGGGTATTCAATTGCTCTTGGAAATAAGAAATGGGCAATGAGATGTCGCGTTTTCCATAGTTCAGGTAATCGGTTCTCCGAATGTGCACCACCACCGTCTTGTTCGCACCGAAAACCGCACCAAACTTTTCATGAAAAGCATCTGAAAAAGGCTTTTTCAGCTTTAGCGGCTCGTAATTGGTCAATTTCTTTGCATAATAATCGGACTGAAAATAGCCGTAAACCATTGTCCAGTTGGCAATGTCCCGCTCTCTGGGCTTGCTGAAATTCTGAATATAAAGCGGTTTAAAAGGAAAAACTTTGGGGATAATCCGAGCCAAAACCGAATACAACTTCGAATTGAGCAGCACATTGTTTACCGGCCCCAAATCGAAATATTTTCCCAGATAGGCATGATGCGGGTTCGGAAAAAAACAAAGCTTTCCTGTCTGCTGTTTCAAATACTGGAGATAATAATATTGGAAAATCTGGTTTCCCAAACGCCCCATAAAGTACACACCTATCATATTATTTAATTTTCTTTATTCGCAAACATTTTTTGCCACATGGGCTGGATATACTTGACAAAAAACTCGGGATAAAACTTGTAGGTATACATCCATACATTGCGTAGGCTCACTGCAATTTCCCTTTTCAACAAAACCTGAGCCACTGCAAAACCCACAATATTCGACACCAAAGTAGCGTAAGCGGCTCCCATCACACCCCACTGCCCGATAAAGAAATAGTTGAGCAATAAATTGGCCACCGTAGTAAACAGCACCACATAAAAGGTTGTTTTTGTCTTGCCAATCGAATCGAAAATCGTACCAAACTGCCGACCAAACGGAATGAGTATACTGTAGATCAGAGTCACTTTCAACAGGGGATACGAAGCGGAATAACGCTCGCCCGCGATGAATTCAAGTGTAAACTCGGCGAAAAAATACAGCAGAAACAAACCGGGCAACAAAATGGCCAAAGTGGTACCCACCGACTTCTCATACAGGTATTTGATGGCCTCTTTTCCTTCCGAGGCCATACGTTTGGCACTTTGGGGAAAAACAATCACCGCCATGGCATTTGTGGGGATATCCACCAAATTGGTGATCCTTACCGCGATATTGAAAGCACCCGAAGCCACTGGACTCAGCATAGCCCCCAACATCATTTGGTCTACCGTACCCGAAAGCAGAGAACTTACCGACGTTCCAAAACCATATTTACCGTAGGATATCAACTTTTTCACCCAATGCCGCACATTCACCAAACTGAAATGAAGGTTTTTCCGCACACTGAAAAAAGCCGCAATGGCTGCCAGAGCAATGCCCAAAATCTGTACCCACACCAAAGTGCTAAGACTGATTGCCGTACTCGAAAAATAGACCGCCAGCACAAAAAAGCAAAAAATTGATTGACGAATGAGGTTGGATACAAAGATGCCCTTGAAGTTCAACTTCGCCTGCTCTATCCAGTTGAAGAGGTTCAAAAAACCCGAAATACTGAAAGAGATTATAAACAAATACAGCAGCATTTCTACCTTCGGCGAATCCCATAATCTGGCCAGAAAACCCGCGAAAATCAAGATGAGCACAATGCAAATCACGGTAACGGATATATTCAAAAAAGCGGCTGCCGTAATGATCGAAGCAAACTCACCTTTTTCACTTGCCGAAGCGTACCGCACCAATGCCGTTTGGATGAGTCCATTCCGAATGGCCTCCAAAATCGTGATGGTAGACATGAACAGCACCCAAACCCCGTATTCTTCTTTCGACAGTACACGAATGAGCAAGTAAAAACTCGCAAAGCCCAAAAGCACGCCCGAAAAGTTTTGTACCAGTGTGAGAAGTCCCGAAACCAACCAATAATTTTTACCTTCTGTATGTTCAGTTTTACTCATTGGGGCTGGTTTTAAGGTGTTCATCCACCAAAAGCTTCAACTCTTCATCGCTCTTGGCATGGGCAATCAGTGCCCCCGAAAACTTGGGGTACAATTTTTGATAACACTGAAAATGATGTTCGGGGCCTTTTTTAGACAGGATAATGTTTATTCCTCCAAAGTAACTGGCCAAGGTGGCTGTGCCGCCGTGCACCGACACAAAGCGTTCGGCATTGGCGTACAAGCAAAACTGAAAATGATTGAAATTCTTGGCCTGAATTTTATTTTCCTTGTACAGGTCTTCCACCAAAATCACATGTGGATACCGTTCTTTCAACCAATCGTATTCGTTCAGTTCGTAAACCTCGCTGTTATCGTTTGTGATATGTTCTGGCCTTGGCCTGTTGTAGATAATTTGGTATTGGTCGCTCAAATTCTCAATAATGTATTCCAAAACCTCCAAGCTCAAAAAACTGATCGGCGGGCCGCCCCACTCCATATTGTAACGGTTGGCAATGAGCAAAATGGGCCTTTCGTACACGTACACATCGTTTTTATACTTCTCTTTCAAAGGCACAGGCTGCCACTTATTCATGTCGTAATCTTGCCCGTACAGTACACGGGGCATATCGTAATTGTAATTGCCCTCATTGGTACGGGTATCGAAAACCTCTTCATGGTTTTCGGAAAAAAAATAAAGTTCTTTGGTGTACTTGGCTGCTTCGGTTTTCTGCAAAGTGCCGTTGAG
Encoded proteins:
- a CDS encoding glycosyltransferase; this encodes MAKNNSVYYFDNPYTLSDLLKRRGSDECKRRKSFFKSLMPIEEKEEGGLKIYILPLMLSIHFLKEGPLYRKLLRLNEKWISRKISKVLRKEGVQDYVYINSFNFHYPEVAEGLLPKPDLTIYHCLDPIRGDFDAKHGIISEDVLVRNSDLIICSSQKLFNEKALINKNTAFIPNAANFEHSRKALLPDMPIHTFLKDKKKPVVGYFGSIDHRMDFGLMKEVCAQNKHMSFVFIGPVFEGIPEEIRKMSHVFFPGPMKYSELPSALKGFDVGIIPFKQEEHSDTVFPLKLFEYLGAGIAVVATNFNPDLADYTGDEVKYCQDAISFSKALNQCIDLDNEESKIRRVQLASDNTWENRAEEFEKEIKRHLP
- a CDS encoding glycosyltransferase family 2 protein; this encodes MTLSYPEITLLVTHFNRSSSLLRLLESLEVLGLQFGEIVVSDDGSKEPHAQKLDELEERFGITLLKTEKNGGLGANLNRGSRAVKTPYTLYVQEDFVPQAEFVEALDTAFSFLKRNLTIDIARFYAYFKYPFLTPMEKGFSLMEFNPNFSGYKKFYMYSDHPHLRRTNFEEKFGPYKEGLSGDMTEYDMMISFLAKRGKAIYYDNFQNLFEQCNSKDEPSTMRRNFLRESNNVFIASVRHLYRIIKMNLDYRLAAKNIGLQIK
- a CDS encoding glycosyltransferase family 2 protein produces the protein MIKLILLLALFVVLFTYLGYGIVLYLLVLIKRRRNKSPKTVETHDLPSLSLVVAAYNEAPIMREKIANTLQLEYPKDRLKLIFITDGSNDESPEIVKEYPEILSLHQAARQGKIAAIHRAMKVVDTEIVVFTDANTLLNTEALVAIARQYENPEIGAVAGEKRVKMDDNIDAAATEGIYWKYESTLKKWDAELYSVVGAAGELFSLRTPLYEILPSDTILDDFILSLNVTKKGYRVAYEPKAYAVELASENVEEELKRKVRISAGGIQSILRLPELLNPFRNPVLSFQYIGHRVLRWTITPFCLIIAFCANLWLVLDEPTHIWISLLFGAQCVFYLLALLGWLLQNRKVKLKIAFIPYYFCMMNYAVIAGLFRYLRGRQSAVWEKAQRRSA
- a CDS encoding glycosyltransferase family 2 protein, encoding MKLVSIITVNFNAPEETEALIHSIASENTYPLIELIVVDNGSRVDHTPKWIEKYPEVCFLRSEKNLGFAGGNNLGIEIAKGELLFLINNDTEITPKLIPVLVECLEDHPEVGMVSPKINYFEKREIIQYAGFSEMNFFTARNHCIGQYEMDSGQYNTAQGPTGYAHGAAMMLKRECLLAAGPMQSHYFLYYEELDWCERIKKSGYSIWVEPSVTLYHKESISVGKNSPLKSYFMTRNRILFERLHAPSPTTFFIFCLYFAAFALPKTILNHLMAGEYANIKSVFKGVFWHFKHSKDSTDLGYLIK
- a CDS encoding alpha-1,2-fucosyltransferase, whose product is MIGVYFMGRLGNQIFQYYYLQYLKQQTGKLCFFPNPHHAYLGKYFDLGPVNNVLLNSKLYSVLARIIPKVFPFKPLYIQNFSKPRERDIANWTMVYGYFQSDYYAKKLTNYEPLKLKKPFSDAFHEKFGAVFGANKTVVVHIRRTDYLNYGKRDISLPISYFQEQLNTLPNIEEYTVFFVSDDMEFVKNAFPAQPNFIFTSNSEIIDFQLIQNADVAIISNSTFAWWACYFSPKKQRVIAPKNWMAFRIGREHPQGVMTDKFEWVEVPKD
- a CDS encoding glycosyltransferase family 2 protein — protein: MIPFFLPTWVRTHLYANKLYEELEPSEKEELKERLAKFNSESPEVSVVMPAWNEQHTIFKSLSSLAASSSKRAIEIVVINNNSKDGTQAVLDELGVRNYFQDLQGTPHARGMGLEMARGKYFLCADADTLYPPDWVDLMVEPLEKSDINTCVYGTYSFIPPEEKSRFSFVLYEIFVWFNIWLRKRRKEFMNVYGFNMALRKKQGVEAGSFQVSTGNRVYSNAQGSDFKNEAEDGRMALNLSAFGRLYWQQNPKARVFTSSRRLMDEGSLFKAFLMRWKRTLSKEFD
- a CDS encoding carbohydrate-binding protein, producing MCVTTWAQSYVTIPSRIQIENNTNTNVASGSTTSDVDGGLEYGWLNTGAWAEFSVSVPTSGIYLLNLRVTNGFSDNATVGISSSGNSIASIPIPRTGGMSSWKTVPTLVVLPAGNQTLRLDVTQGVISLNWFECIKNPLDITSQIEAEDFAVAGNIGTESTADTGGGLNVSNIDDDDWMDYHVNAASSNVYTFSFRVANAYGYGEIELMNSSSQVLGSVNVPQTGGWQNWQTIQTTANLPAGEQVLRIHAKRGAFNLNWFSAVEGQVEKDSSFISFDPLPMRTVDGGYFVLSASSNNTESPIEFSSSNSSVVEIQQYGTEFRAVPVAAGQAIITAKQSASLHYHAADDVSQVQDIEVVVIPDYDQIPIEGSRWYILNNSDKNLEALFDGVTNANVPLTPGMILPRYDAYYPLKDGESMTISMIKMFDYEGNFSANPMVLSVITQNWERVPIATFTGSVYNGWVGPDPEDQSSGQAKFLMDETVSDVRYLVISSAGGLPTEMELYGTYSPAGGPGYTSQSRTVKLGDMLGVNAYEWNFQDGETPWQINSAKMDMVESFSGIRHYIDWQKLESEEGVYSYNPTLSGGWHYDQIYEECQAAGIEVLACIKTLPDWLLDTYPASEQDRENVPTAYGRDFSDPNSYIEQAKLAFQFAARYGSNANVDPNLLSVHDTPRWPGDNPNTLRIGTDLIKYMECDNERDKWWKGRKAYQTAREYCANLSAFYDGHKNTMGAGVGVKNADPNMKVVLAGLVSGPEYVQGMIDWCKEFRGYKANGEVNICWDVINYHIYTDNSPQADASNLRGAAPEVTNAAQKAQAFVQIADEYCEGMPVWITETGYDVHQDSPMKAISIGSKSVLDTQADWILRSALLSARNGIGKVFFYQMYDDNESGMIFSTSGLVNSDLTRRPAADFLWQTKKQFGDYIYEQTISSDPIVDVYDNNGEKIYVLMVPDEVGRTANYSLNLTGVQSAYQYVPTAGQAQMQESVLNSSSGQFNIVVGETPIFIKPNTSSGARKGGSTTTSVGKYEESQIFGINFGVNLFPNPVADVAHIEVVSNSDERMKVHIFSASTGALYYDAEVETTAIEVNVDKFPSGLYIVDILQGESRAMQKMVINK
- a CDS encoding glycosyltransferase family 4 protein is translated as MIKILFDHQKFTTQRFGGISRYFAALMERLQATESFDYEIGLEYSENEYLNIEFSEFKKLLFSNKIGKRFLYQLNERKSLEYVKKDNFDIFHPTYYDNYFAKDLKKPLVTTIHDMTYELLPEYFWAQDPLTQQKRMHIEQADAIIAISESTKNDILNVYPSANENRIHVIHHGIELVAEPETQIIPTLPETFVLFVGDRSGYKNFYKTLTSYKIISGNFPELKLVLVGGGSLAIAENEAINRLGLKDKVVHMSLNNAQLNYTYQKAQYLIYPSLYEGFGLPILEAFQNNCPLILSHIPCFKEIAGSAALYFEPNEEGGMIKPMELLLTDENLKRHLIALGREKLKQYDIKTCLEKTLNLYESLV